In Hermetia illucens chromosome 5, iHerIll2.2.curated.20191125, whole genome shotgun sequence, a single window of DNA contains:
- the LOC119656723 gene encoding endoplasmic reticulum resident protein 44 isoform X2: MSLFDRRRSTFFTLFMIFYVFYNPTDSGAVQLNSQNLDMTLASNELVFINFYAEWCRFSNLLQPIFDGAADKVKELFPEAGKVVMGKVDCDHESSIAARYHITKYPTLKIIRNGQPTKREYRGQRSTEAFVEFVKKQLEDPIKEFQSLKDLQNLDTKKRIIIGYFDRRDQPEYSMFRRVATNLKEDCQFHVGFGEASQAMHPPGDTNGQPIIVFRPDVAVSHENDETYQGTLTNFDELNVWVQQKCVPLVREITFENAEELTEEGLPFLILFHNPKDLDSIKDFKAIIEKELLSEKQNVNFLTADGERFAHPLHHLGKSAGDLPLIAIDSFRHMYLFPKFKDMYTPGKLKQFLEDLYSGKLHREYHYGPDTPSEPVVSNDIQAPVQVTKPPESTFKKLAPSKNRYTLLRDEL, from the exons cATCTAATGAATTAGTTTTCATAAATTTCTATGCGGAATGGTGCCGATTCAGTAATTTACTCCAACCTATTTTCGATGGTGCTGCAGATAAG GTTAAAGAACTATTCCCTGAAGCCGGAAAAGTTGTAATGGGTAAGGTCGATTGCGATCACGAATCATCGATAGCCGCAAGATATCATATCACAAAATATCCCACACTGAAAATCATACGAAATGGTCAACCTACTAAACGTGAATACCGTGGACAACGATCAACAGAAGCTTTTGTAGAATTCGTTAAAAAGCAGTTGGAAGATCCAATCAAAGAATTCCAATCGCTGAAAGATCTTCAGAATTTGGATACAAAGAAGCGTATTATAATCGGCTACTTCGATCGTCGAGACCAGCCTGAATATTCAATGTTCAGACGAGTTGCAACAAATCTGAAAGAAGATTGCCAATTCCACGTAGGCTTTGGTGAAGCGTCGCAAGCAATGCATCCTCCAG GTGACACAAATG GTCAACCAATCATCGTCTTTCGCCCAGATGTAGCTGTATCTCATGAAAATGATGAAACATATCAAGGCACCCTCACAAACTTTGATGAGCTCAATGTCTGGGTTCAACAAAAATGCGTACCACTTGTCCGCGAAATAACATTTGAAAATGCTGAGGAATTAACTGAAGAAGGATTACCGTTCTTGATTTTATTCCACAATCCAAAGGATCTAGATTCGATTAAAGACTTCAAGGCGATTATCGAAAAAGAATTGCTTTCGGAAAAAC AAAATGTTAACTTTTTGACCGCGGACGGTGAACGCTTTGCACATCCTCTACATCATTTGGGCAAATCGGCAGGCGACCTTCCATTGATTGCAATCGACTCTTTCCGGCACATGTACTTATTCCCGAAATTCAAGGATATGTATACACCAGGGAAGTTGAAGCAATTTTTAGAAGATTTATATAGTGGCAAATTACATAG GGAGTACCATTATGGACCGGATACACCTTCTGAGCCCGTTGTTTCGAATGATATCCAAGCACCAGTACAAGTTACAAAACCACCTGAATCAACATTTAAGAAATTGGCACCATCGAAAAATCGTTACACATTGCTGCGAGACGAATTATAA
- the LOC119656723 gene encoding endoplasmic reticulum resident protein 44 isoform X3, producing MSLFDRRRSTFFTLFMIFYVFYNPTDSGAVQLNSQNLDMTLASNELVFINFYAEWCRFSNLLQPIFDGAADKVKELFPEAGKVVMGKVDCDHESSIAARYHITKYPTLKIIRNGQPTKREYRGQRSTEAFVEFVKKQLEDPIKEFQSLKDLQNLDTKKRIIIGYFDRRDQPEYSMFRRVATNLKEDCQFHVGFGEASQAMHPPGQPIIVFRPDVAVSHENDETYQGTLTNFDELNVWVQQKCVPLVREITFENAEELTEEGLPFLILFHNPKDLDSIKDFKAIIEKELLSEKQNVNFLTADGERFAHPLHHLGKSAGDLPLIAIDSFRHMYLFPKFKDMYTPGKLKQFLEDLYSGKLHREYHYGPDTPSEPVVSNDIQAPVQVTKPPESTFKKLAPSKNRYTLLRDEL from the exons cATCTAATGAATTAGTTTTCATAAATTTCTATGCGGAATGGTGCCGATTCAGTAATTTACTCCAACCTATTTTCGATGGTGCTGCAGATAAG GTTAAAGAACTATTCCCTGAAGCCGGAAAAGTTGTAATGGGTAAGGTCGATTGCGATCACGAATCATCGATAGCCGCAAGATATCATATCACAAAATATCCCACACTGAAAATCATACGAAATGGTCAACCTACTAAACGTGAATACCGTGGACAACGATCAACAGAAGCTTTTGTAGAATTCGTTAAAAAGCAGTTGGAAGATCCAATCAAAGAATTCCAATCGCTGAAAGATCTTCAGAATTTGGATACAAAGAAGCGTATTATAATCGGCTACTTCGATCGTCGAGACCAGCCTGAATATTCAATGTTCAGACGAGTTGCAACAAATCTGAAAGAAGATTGCCAATTCCACGTAGGCTTTGGTGAAGCGTCGCAAGCAATGCATCCTCCAG GTCAACCAATCATCGTCTTTCGCCCAGATGTAGCTGTATCTCATGAAAATGATGAAACATATCAAGGCACCCTCACAAACTTTGATGAGCTCAATGTCTGGGTTCAACAAAAATGCGTACCACTTGTCCGCGAAATAACATTTGAAAATGCTGAGGAATTAACTGAAGAAGGATTACCGTTCTTGATTTTATTCCACAATCCAAAGGATCTAGATTCGATTAAAGACTTCAAGGCGATTATCGAAAAAGAATTGCTTTCGGAAAAAC AAAATGTTAACTTTTTGACCGCGGACGGTGAACGCTTTGCACATCCTCTACATCATTTGGGCAAATCGGCAGGCGACCTTCCATTGATTGCAATCGACTCTTTCCGGCACATGTACTTATTCCCGAAATTCAAGGATATGTATACACCAGGGAAGTTGAAGCAATTTTTAGAAGATTTATATAGTGGCAAATTACATAG GGAGTACCATTATGGACCGGATACACCTTCTGAGCCCGTTGTTTCGAATGATATCCAAGCACCAGTACAAGTTACAAAACCACCTGAATCAACATTTAAGAAATTGGCACCATCGAAAAATCGTTACACATTGCTGCGAGACGAATTATAA
- the LOC119656723 gene encoding endoplasmic reticulum resident protein 44 isoform X1, giving the protein MSLFDRRRSTFFTLFMIFYVFYNPTDSGAVQLNSQNLDMTLASNELVFINFYAEWCRFSNLLQPIFDGAADKVKELFPEAGKVVMGKVDCDHESSIAARYHITKYPTLKIIRNGQPTKREYRGQRSTEAFVEFVKKQLEDPIKEFQSLKDLQNLDTKKRIIIGYFDRRDQPEYSMFRRVATNLKEDCQFHVGFGEASQAMHPPGDTNGLSENDTKKQTIYGVLISGQPIIVFRPDVAVSHENDETYQGTLTNFDELNVWVQQKCVPLVREITFENAEELTEEGLPFLILFHNPKDLDSIKDFKAIIEKELLSEKQNVNFLTADGERFAHPLHHLGKSAGDLPLIAIDSFRHMYLFPKFKDMYTPGKLKQFLEDLYSGKLHREYHYGPDTPSEPVVSNDIQAPVQVTKPPESTFKKLAPSKNRYTLLRDEL; this is encoded by the exons cATCTAATGAATTAGTTTTCATAAATTTCTATGCGGAATGGTGCCGATTCAGTAATTTACTCCAACCTATTTTCGATGGTGCTGCAGATAAG GTTAAAGAACTATTCCCTGAAGCCGGAAAAGTTGTAATGGGTAAGGTCGATTGCGATCACGAATCATCGATAGCCGCAAGATATCATATCACAAAATATCCCACACTGAAAATCATACGAAATGGTCAACCTACTAAACGTGAATACCGTGGACAACGATCAACAGAAGCTTTTGTAGAATTCGTTAAAAAGCAGTTGGAAGATCCAATCAAAGAATTCCAATCGCTGAAAGATCTTCAGAATTTGGATACAAAGAAGCGTATTATAATCGGCTACTTCGATCGTCGAGACCAGCCTGAATATTCAATGTTCAGACGAGTTGCAACAAATCTGAAAGAAGATTGCCAATTCCACGTAGGCTTTGGTGAAGCGTCGCAAGCAATGCATCCTCCAG GTGACACAAATGGTTTGTCTGAGAATGATACAAAAAAGCAAACGATTTATGGTGTTCTAATTTCAGGTCAACCAATCATCGTCTTTCGCCCAGATGTAGCTGTATCTCATGAAAATGATGAAACATATCAAGGCACCCTCACAAACTTTGATGAGCTCAATGTCTGGGTTCAACAAAAATGCGTACCACTTGTCCGCGAAATAACATTTGAAAATGCTGAGGAATTAACTGAAGAAGGATTACCGTTCTTGATTTTATTCCACAATCCAAAGGATCTAGATTCGATTAAAGACTTCAAGGCGATTATCGAAAAAGAATTGCTTTCGGAAAAAC AAAATGTTAACTTTTTGACCGCGGACGGTGAACGCTTTGCACATCCTCTACATCATTTGGGCAAATCGGCAGGCGACCTTCCATTGATTGCAATCGACTCTTTCCGGCACATGTACTTATTCCCGAAATTCAAGGATATGTATACACCAGGGAAGTTGAAGCAATTTTTAGAAGATTTATATAGTGGCAAATTACATAG GGAGTACCATTATGGACCGGATACACCTTCTGAGCCCGTTGTTTCGAATGATATCCAAGCACCAGTACAAGTTACAAAACCACCTGAATCAACATTTAAGAAATTGGCACCATCGAAAAATCGTTACACATTGCTGCGAGACGAATTATAA